The Corynebacterium auriscanis genome includes the window AGGGGTTCGCAGATGGCCTGAGCCACATACGTCGCAAAGGGGATCTCGGTGGCACGCTCTAGGTACTCGGCGAGGATCTCGTAACCCGCGGAGGAATAAATGCGGCGATCGTGGGCCGGTTTTTCCTGTGCGTGTTCTTTGAAGCCCACGCCAGAGGCATGCGCCAGCAGGTCACGGATTGTCGGTGGGGCATTGCCCTCAAGCGTTTCCACAAGATCCGCATCCACGCGGTCGTCCAGTTCGAACGCGCCTTCTTCCACGGCGATGAGGAGCGCGTAGGCGGTCACTAGTTTGCTCACGCTGGCCAGCGCAAACGTGTCGGTTTCGGAGCAGTTGCGTACCTCGGTGGTGGTGTCACCGCCGTGGATCACCGCGGCGGCGGCTTTGCCGACCGGCCAGTCGTGGATCTCGCGCAGTCGGTCGGCCAACGCAGTGTCAGTCACGCTGCTCACCCTTCTCGCTCTGCTTTCGCTCCACCAGTTCCACCAGATCGCCTACCGTGGAGGCCTGCATAATGTCGTCTTCCTCAATTCGCACGCCGAACTTTTCCTCCAGGCGCACCGCGGTATCCACCTTGGACAGCGAGTCCACATTGAGGTCCTCATCCAACCTCGCGCTACTGCTCATCTCTTCGCGCTCGATACCTGTCGTCGCCTCCAGAATGCGGGTCACTTCGCCCAGCACCTCGCCATTCTCCAGCTGGTCGTGGTGGTTTTCTTTTGCCGACGCCACGCTGGACCCAGTCACGTTTCCCCCTAGGCTCTGGGCGAGCTTCCGCTTGGTGTCCTCAGAAATTCCGCTGGTGGAGCCCTCGGCAGTAGACATGCATTCTCCTTATAACCCGGTTCGGGTGCATTAGAGTATTTGAGTCAAAGATGTGCCGTTTATCTTAGCAAGGAGCAACCGTGCCGCAGGTATCCAAAACTCGTGGAGTAATGCGAGTGGTCAGGGCGTGGTGGCGTCGGTTCAAAAAACGGATGCGCAGCGCGGCCGACGAGGTGCCGGGGTTAACCAACGTCGACCACGTGCGATGGTTGCGCGCTGACGATGGGGCGAGGTTGCGGGTATTTGAGGTCGAGGGGCAGGCTGCCGGCGCCGAGGGCGGGGTGAATGTGATTTATGCGCATGGGTTCACCCTCAGTGCGCAATCATGGTGCTTCCAAGTTCAGGCGCTGCGCGGTGAACACACGATTGCCACGCAGTTGATACCGGACTTACGTGGGCACGCCGGTAGCGCCGGGGGACATGAGGCCCACCAGGAGCAGGTGATGCTGGGGACCGACTTAACGGCGCGGGACTTGGTTCTGATAATTCGTCAGCTGGCTCCTCGGGGGCCGTTGGTGCTGGTGGGGCATTCGCTTGGGGTGATGACTGTGTTGGGGGCGCTGCGGCACATGACGCCAGCGGAACGCGACCGCGTGCAGGGGATCGTTGTCGCCAACGGTGCTATCGACCCCTTTGCGGCGCGCGGAGTGACTCGTATGCTGCGAGCGCTGCCCGTGCGAGCCATGCGTGCGGCCGGGCACCACACGCCCGCGTTTGCCGAAGGGGTCAAAGAGCGGGTTGAGTGGCTGATCAAACCGGTTATTGCAGCGGCGGTGTACTACGGATCCCTAGAGCAAGGGAAATCCGCGCGCTATGACGTAGTAGATTTTCACGCACGCGAGATCGAAAGCGTGCCGATGCGTACGATCCTGGGTTACTTGGATGACCTCACTAGCCACGACGAACGCGATAGTGTGCCCTATCTGCGCACGATCCCCGGGGTCATCCTGGCAGGGTGCAACGACACGGTGGCCACGCCCGAGCAATCACGGATCATGGCAGAACTATGGCCGGCTGCGGAATTGCGTGAATTCGACGAAGCCGGCCACATGTTGCCCGTGGAACGCCCGGAGGATGTGAATCGGGCGATCAGGGCCTGTTTGCGTTAGACCGCGGTGGGGTCATCTATCTGCAAGCGCTTGGCGGCTTCGCTGACCACTGAACGCTCGATCTTGCCTTCGCGAGCGAGACCGAGGAGGACGGCGACTGTGACGGACGCGGCGTCGATATTGAAGTATCGACGTGCGGCCTCGCGAGTGTCCGAGAAGCCGAATCCATCGGCCCCCAGTACCACGTACTCGCCGGGAACCCATTTGCGAATCTGCTCGGGAACACCGGTGGTGAAATCGGACACAGCGACGAACGGGCCCGTGGCATCTTGCAGAGTTTGCTGCAAGAATGGCACGCGGGGCTCTGCGGCGGGATCGCGAAGCTCTGCCAGCTCGGCTGCGTGGCCGTCACGCGCGAGTTCATTCCAACTGGTCACGGAATACACGTTGACGTTGACATCGTATTCGGCCAGCATTTGCTTGGCCTCGATGGCGGCCGACATACCCACGCCCGAGGCCAGGATATTCGCGGTGAACTGCAGCTTCTCGGCCTCGCCAGAATCCGTCCGGCGGTCCGCAGGGGAGTACAAGTAGATCCCCTTGAGCAGGCCATCGACGTCTAAGTCCTCTGGCGCTGCAGGTTGATGCATCGGCTCGTTGTAGACGGTGAGGTAGTAAATGACGTTCTCGCCGCGCCCTTCGCCGTACATCCGATCGATTCCCTCGCGTGCGATGTAAGCGATCTCGTAGGCAAAGGCAGGGTCGTAGGAGACTACGGCTGGGTTCGTCGCCGCCAGCAGCGGGGAGTGCCCGTCCATGTGCTGCAGGCCCTCACCAGTCAGCGTGGTGCGACCGGCGGTGGCGCCGATGAGGAAACCACGGGCCATTTGATCGCCAGCT containing:
- a CDS encoding serine hydrolase domain-containing protein, giving the protein MTDTALADRLREIHDWPVGKAAAAVIHGGDTTTEVRNCSETDTFALASVSKLVTAYALLIAVEEGAFELDDRVDADLVETLEGNAPPTIRDLLAHASGVGFKEHAQEKPAHDRRIYSSAGYEILAEYLERATEIPFATYVAQAICEPLGISILVEGSAGHGFSSDLRSMTALAGEFLTPTLLSERTLSEALAVHYDKLAGVVPGYGRQIPCPWGLGFELHGQKSPHWLSADMPTDVAGHFGQSGTFLWVHRPTNRAAVVLTDTAFGDWAKQRWDGFNGGIWAATASGSS
- a CDS encoding alpha/beta fold hydrolase, encoding MPQVSKTRGVMRVVRAWWRRFKKRMRSAADEVPGLTNVDHVRWLRADDGARLRVFEVEGQAAGAEGGVNVIYAHGFTLSAQSWCFQVQALRGEHTIATQLIPDLRGHAGSAGGHEAHQEQVMLGTDLTARDLVLIIRQLAPRGPLVLVGHSLGVMTVLGALRHMTPAERDRVQGIVVANGAIDPFAARGVTRMLRALPVRAMRAAGHHTPAFAEGVKERVEWLIKPVIAAAVYYGSLEQGKSARYDVVDFHAREIESVPMRTILGYLDDLTSHDERDSVPYLRTIPGVILAGCNDTVATPEQSRIMAELWPAAELREFDEAGHMLPVERPEDVNRAIRACLR
- a CDS encoding acyl carrier protein, producing the protein MSTAEGSTSGISEDTKRKLAQSLGGNVTGSSVASAKENHHDQLENGEVLGEVTRILEATTGIEREEMSSSARLDEDLNVDSLSKVDTAVRLEEKFGVRIEEDDIMQASTVGDLVELVERKQSEKGEQRD